A section of the Oryza sativa Japonica Group chromosome 1, ASM3414082v1 genome encodes:
- the LOC4324855 gene encoding BEL1-like homeodomain protein 9: protein MSSAAGGGGYGGGQGGGAEHHHHHHGHAGHLLLHHHPQHVAGAAVAAAAAAAGGQMYHVPQHSRREKLRFPPDAGDSPPPHGHGHGHAPQQQQQHGSWPPPPAFYSYASSSSSYSPHSPTLAQAQLVAHGLAPPLPQIPTQNFSLSLSSASSNPPPPQAQPRRQLGGLAQATGPFGPFTGYAAVLGRSRFLGPAEKLFEEICDVGGAASHVDRTISDEGLLDADPMDGVDHDVVDHDLGGADRAAADAGPISGAEQQWKKTKLISMMEEVCKRYRQYYQQVQAVMASFETVAGFSNAAPFAALALRAMAKHFKCLKSMILNQLRNTSNKVAVKDGLNKEIAVFGLAGGSSGGAGLQRANSASAFGQPHNIWRPQRGLPERAVSVLRAWLFEHFLHPYPTDGDKQMLAKQTGLTRNQVSNWFINARVRLWKPMVEEIHNLEMRQMHKHSVVDKGQHSVHHQAQHSSQCSGNPSVPSDSHPGQSSSITRNHNTAASQGFPDELSQMSQSIQGQVSFAYNGLTSQHNIASPHHQHQQVGGVGIGGGNGGVSLTLGLHQNNRVCIAEPLPAALPANLAHRFGLEEVSDAYVMSSFGGQDRHFGKEIGGHLLHDFVG from the exons ATGTCGTCCGCCGCTGGGGGCGGCGGGTACGGCGGCGGCCAGGGTGGAGGCGcggagcaccaccaccaccaccacgggcACGCCGGTCACCTCCTGCTCCACCACCATCCGCAGCACGTGGCCGGCGCGGCCGTTgcggcagcggccgcggcggcgggcgggcagATGTACCACGTGCCCCAGCACAGCCGGCGCGAGAAGCTCCGGTTCCCGCCGGACGCCGGGGACTCGCCACCGCCTCATGGTCATGGTCATGGTCATGccccgcagcagcagcagcagcacgggtCGTGGCCTCCGCCCCCGGCGTTCTACTCGTacgcgtcctcgtcgtcgtcgtactcCCCGCACAGCCCTACTCTAGCGCAGGCGCAGCTGGTGGCGCACGggctggcgccgccgctcccgcagATCCCGACGCAGAACTTCTCGCTGTCGCTCTCCTCCGCGTCGTCGAATCCTCCACCACCGCAGGCGCAGCCGAGGAGGCAGCTCGGCGGCCTCGCGCAGGCCACGGGGCCGTTCGGTCCCTTCACCGGCTACGCCGCCGTGCTCGGCCGGTCCCGTTTCCTCGGCCCGGCAGAGAAGCTGTTCGAGGAGAtctgcgacgtcggcggcgctgCTTCGCACGTCGACCGCACCATCTCCGACGAGGGCCTGCTCGACGCGGATCCGATGGACGGCGTCGATCATGACGTCGTTGATCACGACCTCGGCGGCGCTGACCGCGCAGCGGCCGACGCTGGCCCCATCTCGGGGGCCGAGCAGCAGTGGAAGAAGACGAAGCTCATCTCCATGATGGAAGAG GTTTGCAAGAGGTACCGGCAGTACTACCAGCAGGTTCAGGCTGTGATGGCCTCGTTCGAGACCGTCGCCGGGTTCAGCAACGCCGCGCCGTTCGCGGCATTGGCGCTGAGGGCGATGGCGAAGCACTTCAAGTGCTTGAAGAGCATGATTCTGAACCAGCTGCGCAACACGAGCAACAAGGTCGCTGTGAAGGACGGGCTAAACAAGGAGATCGCCGTGTTCGGGCTCGCCGGgggtagcagcggcggcgccggcctccaGCGAGCGAACAGCGCGAGCGCGTTCGGCCAGCCGCACAATATTTGGCGCCCACAGAGGGGGCTCCCCGAGCGCGCTGTGTCCGTTTTACGCGCGTGGCTGTTCGAACACTTCCTGCACCC GTATCCTACCGATGGTGATAAGCAAATGCTAGCAAAACAAACAGGCTTGACACGCAACCAG GTATCGAACTGGTTTATCAACGCAAGGGTTAGGTTGTGGAAGCCAATGGTGGAAGAAATTCACAACCTAGAGATGAGGCAAATGCACAAGCACTCGGTGGTTGACAAGGGCCAGCATAGCGTGCATCATCAGGCCCAGCATTCTTCGCAGTGCAGCGGGAATCCCTCCGTTCCTTCGGACTCCCATCCTGGACAGAGCAGCAGCATAACTCGGAACCACAACACCGCTGCCTCCCAGGGCTTCCCGGATGAGCTCTCCCAGATGTCCCAGTCCATCCAGGGACAGGTGAGCTTCGCATACAACGGGCTGACCTCGCAGCACAACATTGCATCACCACATCATCAGCACCAGCAGGTCGGCGGTGTTGGTATCGGAGGCGGCAATGGCGGTGTCTCCCTCACCCTTGGTCTTCACCAGAACAACAGGGTCTGCATCGCCGAGCCTCTCCCGGCTGCTCTCCCGGCCAACCTAGCTCACCGTTTCGGACTGGAGGAAGTCAGTGACGCCTATGTGATGAGCTCATTTGGAGGTCAGGACCGGCATTTCGGGAAGGAGATTGGTGGTCACTTGCTGCATGATTTTGTCGGGTGA
- the LOC4324854 gene encoding pentatricopeptide repeat-containing protein CRR2, chloroplastic, protein MSAPAPASPPASLFHLSRPAAGPRARPRVSRSRCVASLASQPPTPPPANANHLVQTLCASGRLARAAALLQGLPAPTQRTYKSVLLAAARAGDAALAAAVHRRLKADPVFRSDPFLSTRLIDAYASLGELPAARQVFDEAPVKSIFVWNALLKALALADHGEEALARLADMGRLRVPVDSYSYAHGLKACIAASTSHVPASALVREIHAHAVRRGYGLHTHVATTLIDCYAKLGIVSYAESVFATMPERNVVSWTAMIGCYAKNERPGDAILLFQEMVASDEDLVPNSVTIVCILHAFAGVNALGQGKLLHAYILRRGFDSLVSVLNALMAMYMKCGCLEAGRHIFDLIGHRKDVVSWNTLISGYGMHGFGHEAVQVFEDMTQMGVSPNIITFISVLGACSHAGLVDEGKRLFESMVDYNVTPRAEHYACMVDLLGRAGHLDEAVELIQGMHIRPSPQVWGSLLGACRIHRHVEYAEMACSQLFDLEPRNAGNYVLLADIYARAKLHSEVGVLKDLLEEHALEKVPGCSWIEVKKRLHMFVSVDNKNPQIEELQALIGEFVTQMKNDGYVPDTGAVLYDIEEEEKEKILLGHSEKLAVAFGLINTGRGEVIRITKNLRLCEDCHSVTKFISKYAEREIIVRDVNRFHHFRDGICSCGDYW, encoded by the coding sequence aTGTCCGCCCCcgcgcccgcctcgccgcccgcctccctcttCCACCTCTCCCGCCCGGCGGCCGGGCccagggcgcgcccgagggtgTCGCGGTCCAGGTGCGTGGCGTCGCTCGCGTCccagccgccgacgccgccgcccgcgaaCGCGAACCACCTCGTGCAGACGCTGTGCGCCAGCGGCCgcctcgcgcgcgccgcggcgctccTCCAGGGCCTCCCCGCGCCCACGCAGCGCACCTACAAGTcggtcctcctcgccgccgcgcgggccggggacgcggcgctcgccgcggccgtGCACCGGCGGCTCAAGGCGGACCCCGTCTTCCGCTCCGACCCGTTCCTCTCCACCCGCCTCATCGACGCCTACGCGTCGCTCGGCGAGCTCCCGGCCGCAcgccaggtgttcgacgagGCGCCCGTGAAGAGCATCTTCGTGTGGAACGCGCTGCTCAAGGCGCTCGCGCTCGCCGACCATGGCGAGGAGGCCCTCGCGCGCCTGGCTGACATGGGGCGGCTCCGCGTTCCGGTCGACAGCTACAGCTACGCGCACGGACTCAAGGCCTGCATTGCCGCATCAACGTCTCATGTGCCGGCGTCGGCCCTCGTACGCGAGATACATGCGCATGCTGTCCGTCGTGGCTACGGATTGCACACACATGTCGCCACCACTCTTATTGACTGCTACGCAAAGCTTGGAATCGTCAGCTATGCTGAGAGTGTGTTTGCTACAATGCCAGAGAGGAATGTTGTGTCGTGGACTGCCATGATTGGGTGCTATGCCAAGAACGAGAGACCAGGTGATGCCATTTTGCTATTCCAGGAGATGGTGGCTTCTGATGAAGACCTTGTACCCAATTCAGTCACAATAGTATGCATCTTGCATGCTTTTGCTGGAGTTAACGCTCTCGGGCAGGGCAAATTGTTGCATGCGTATATCCTCCGGAGGGGTTTTGACTCACTTGTTTCAGTTCTGAACGCATTGATGGCGATGTACATGAAATGTGGATGTCTTGAAGCTGGGCGGCATATCTTTGATTTAATAGGACACCGGAAGGATGTTGTGTCATGGAATACACTCATATCTGGATATGGGATGCATGGATTTGGCCATGAAGCGGTTCAGGTGTTTGAAGACATGACCCAAATGGGCGTTTCACCCAATATCATCACATTTATCAGTGTCCTTGGGGCTTGTAGCCATGCTGGACTCGTGGATGAGGGGAAGAGGCTGTTTGAGTCGATGGTGGATTATAATGTCACCCCTCGTGCAGAGCACTATGCCTGCATGGTAGATCTCCTTGGTCGTGCCGGGCATTTGGACGAAGCCGTTGAGCTCATACAGGGAATGCACATTAGGCCGAGTCCTCAAGTGTGGGGCTCACTTCTTGGTGCTTGCAGGATTCATCGCCATGTGGAGTATGCGGAGATGGCTTGCTCACAACTCTTTGATCTTGAGCCTAGAAATGCTGGAAATTATGTACTCCTTGCTGATATCTATGCTCGAGCTAAGTTGCATAGTGAAGTTGGTGTGCTAAAGGATCTTCTTGAGGAGCATGCGTTGGAGAAGGTGCCTGGATGCAGCTGGATAGAGGTGAAGAAGAGATTGCACATGTTTGTCTCTGTGGACAACAAGAATCCTCAGATTGAGGAGCTCCAAGCTCTGATAGGTGAGTTTGTGACACAGATGAAGAATGATGGCTATGTGCCTGACACAGGAGCTGTTTTGTATGAtattgaagaagaagagaaggagaagatttTGCTTGGGCACAGTGAGAAGCTAGCTGTTGCCTTCGGGCTTATCAACACTGGCAGGGGAGAAGTCATCAGGATCACCAAGAACCTCAGGCTATGTGAGGACTGTCATTCCGTCACCAAGTTCATCTCCAAATATGCAGAGCGAGAGATTATTGTGAGGGATGTGAATCGGTTTCACCACTTCAGGGATGGAATTTGTTCATGTGGGGATTATTGGTGA